In Brevibacillus brevis NBRC 100599, a single genomic region encodes these proteins:
- the pdhA gene encoding pyruvate dehydrogenase (acetyl-transferring) E1 component subunit alpha — protein MSSLYQVLSPAGELVSDLKGLLDEATMIKMYENMVLVRQFDRKSINLQRQGRMGTYAPFEGQEASQVGSAMALAPGDWLFPTYRDHAAAIVHGQSMARVFLYWMGHMEGSISPKHLNIMPPCVPIATQMVHAVGTAWASKLQNEQHVSIAYFGDGASSEGDFHEALNFAGVFQTPTIFFCQNNGFAISVPFSQQSASKTIAQRSAAYDIPGVRIDGNDIFAVWLTMKEAMQRALEGKGPTLIEAVTFRYGAHTTADDPKKYRDQEILSEEWRQERDPLQRLRVFLENQGLWNETKEDELMAHVNEQIDAALVEAESYPKSKPEDMFKHVYAEPSWMATEQESELVKPSKQEGIPA, from the coding sequence ATGTCTTCATTATATCAGGTATTGAGTCCAGCGGGTGAGCTGGTAAGCGATCTCAAGGGGCTTTTAGACGAGGCGACGATGATCAAGATGTATGAAAATATGGTGCTGGTTCGGCAGTTTGACCGCAAGTCGATTAACCTGCAACGACAAGGAAGAATGGGGACGTATGCTCCTTTTGAAGGGCAGGAAGCTTCGCAAGTCGGCAGCGCGATGGCATTAGCACCTGGAGATTGGCTTTTCCCAACCTACCGAGACCATGCGGCAGCGATCGTCCATGGTCAATCCATGGCACGGGTGTTCCTCTATTGGATGGGCCACATGGAAGGGAGTATCAGTCCGAAACATTTGAATATCATGCCGCCATGTGTACCAATTGCGACTCAAATGGTTCATGCGGTAGGGACTGCTTGGGCGAGCAAGCTGCAAAACGAACAGCATGTTAGCATCGCCTACTTTGGTGACGGAGCAAGCTCAGAGGGAGATTTCCATGAGGCATTGAATTTTGCAGGCGTATTTCAGACGCCGACCATTTTCTTCTGCCAAAACAACGGCTTCGCGATCAGCGTTCCGTTTTCACAGCAGTCTGCATCGAAAACGATTGCACAGCGTTCGGCCGCTTATGATATCCCTGGGGTTCGGATAGACGGCAATGATATCTTCGCTGTTTGGCTGACCATGAAAGAAGCCATGCAACGTGCGTTGGAAGGGAAGGGACCGACGTTGATCGAAGCGGTGACATTCCGCTATGGCGCTCACACAACCGCAGATGATCCGAAGAAATACCGGGATCAAGAGATTTTGTCCGAGGAATGGCGTCAAGAGCGCGACCCACTCCAACGTTTGCGTGTGTTTCTGGAGAATCAAGGGTTGTGGAATGAGACGAAGGAAGATGAGCTGATGGCACACGTGAATGAACAAATCGATGCAGCTCTTGTGGAAGCAGAGAGCTATCCGAAGTCCAAACCGGAAGACATGTTCAAGCACGTCTACGCTGAACCATCGTGGATGGCAACGGAACAGGAGAGCGAGCTCGTCAAGCCATCGAAGCAGGAGGGAATCCCAGCATGA
- a CDS encoding carbohydrate ABC transporter permease, whose translation MRKHTGPLFYMGLLLFVFLVMFPFLWILLAALKPPAELFGESAFHFIIQNPSFDNFVRVFTERPFARYLLNSTVVATLTTLYSITIASFAAYAIAWLSFRGKTIILGVVLAVSMFPQIATISPIFMFMQSMGLTNSYTGLIIPYTTFALPLAIWNLTIFFRKIPSDLGEAAKVDGASIWQTMTKVFFPLAMPGVFTTAILVFIAAWNEFLFALTLNTQEAMKTVPVGIVMFQGMFTIPWGEISAASIIVTIPLVVMVLIFQRRIISGLTSGAVKE comes from the coding sequence ATGCGTAAACATACGGGTCCCTTGTTTTACATGGGTCTACTGCTCTTCGTTTTTCTTGTGATGTTCCCGTTTTTATGGATTCTCCTCGCAGCATTGAAGCCACCAGCGGAGCTGTTTGGAGAGAGTGCCTTTCATTTTATCATCCAAAATCCTTCGTTTGACAACTTTGTCCGCGTCTTCACGGAAAGACCGTTTGCCCGTTACTTGTTGAATTCAACTGTCGTGGCAACGTTAACCACACTCTACTCCATAACAATCGCTTCCTTTGCTGCCTATGCAATTGCCTGGCTGTCCTTTCGGGGAAAAACGATTATTTTGGGTGTGGTACTGGCTGTGTCCATGTTTCCGCAGATCGCTACCATTTCTCCTATTTTTATGTTCATGCAATCGATGGGCTTAACGAATAGCTACACTGGCCTGATCATTCCTTATACAACCTTTGCGCTGCCGCTCGCAATCTGGAATTTGACCATCTTTTTCCGCAAAATACCGAGTGATTTGGGCGAGGCAGCTAAAGTAGACGGTGCGAGTATTTGGCAAACGATGACGAAAGTGTTTTTCCCACTTGCTATGCCTGGGGTTTTTACGACCGCCATCCTCGTTTTTATTGCAGCGTGGAATGAATTTTTGTTCGCCTTGACGCTGAATACGCAGGAAGCAATGAAGACTGTGCCTGTTGGAATCGTCATGTTTCAAGGAATGTTTACAATCCCATGGGGAGAAATATCGGCTGCCTCCATCATTGTGACGATCCCGCTAGTAGTGATGGTGCTGATTTTCCAGAGGCGGATTATATCAGGATTGACGTCCGGGGCAGTAAAAGAATAA
- a CDS encoding sigma-54 interaction domain-containing protein, giving the protein MYQTKYFQTSDNHELAKLLTTIFSTSHDGLAICDRNGYVLLYNEAYLNITGVPADILNNFSFMEQKEMHLVPDSSAVRTILTKQTHSVVIDYANGRQAINTATPLLDPNKELLFVVGNVRDVTELNQLQKELEETRQISSAYQRALEHIQTDGDFDEQIIYRSGLMHRIASLSKRFATNDSPILLLGESGVGKDVMANYIHAQSGRTGEFIKINCGAIPEHLLESELFGYEKGAFTGASQSKEGLLELADRGTIFLDEIGDLPFPLQVKLLNVLQDGRIRRLGGKTSRQVNMRIIAATNSDLEAMVEQKRFRQDLFYRLNVLTLTIPPLRERREDIPALIFYYLKKLEWKYQQEMRIETDALEALMDYDWPGNIRELKNVVERSFHMCENGRITFDQLPASIRNTQQTALPLQLAKMDELLSLKEAVERFERAYIQRLLKETDTMQQCADKLQVNISTLVRKKRSLGIK; this is encoded by the coding sequence ATGTATCAAACCAAGTATTTCCAGACCAGTGACAATCATGAACTCGCAAAATTACTGACGACCATCTTCAGTACGTCCCACGACGGATTGGCGATTTGTGACCGTAACGGCTACGTTCTGCTTTACAATGAGGCGTACTTGAACATCACGGGAGTTCCCGCCGACATTTTGAATAATTTCAGCTTTATGGAGCAAAAAGAAATGCATCTGGTTCCTGACTCTTCTGCTGTACGTACGATTTTGACGAAACAAACCCATAGTGTTGTCATCGATTATGCAAACGGTCGGCAAGCGATCAATACAGCTACCCCGCTGCTCGATCCAAACAAGGAATTATTGTTTGTAGTGGGAAATGTGCGCGACGTCACGGAGCTGAATCAGCTTCAGAAGGAGCTGGAGGAAACACGTCAAATCAGTTCGGCGTATCAAAGGGCTCTGGAACATATCCAAACCGATGGTGACTTTGACGAGCAGATTATTTATCGCAGTGGGCTCATGCATCGAATTGCTTCACTCTCCAAGCGCTTTGCGACGAACGACTCTCCTATCCTTTTGCTAGGCGAGTCTGGTGTCGGTAAAGATGTCATGGCGAACTACATTCACGCTCAAAGCGGGCGAACTGGCGAATTTATCAAGATTAACTGTGGGGCCATTCCCGAGCATTTGCTCGAGTCAGAATTATTTGGCTATGAGAAAGGCGCCTTTACGGGGGCAAGTCAGTCAAAGGAAGGATTGCTCGAGCTGGCGGATCGGGGAACCATTTTTCTCGATGAGATTGGAGACCTCCCTTTTCCTTTACAGGTAAAGCTCTTGAATGTGTTGCAGGATGGACGGATTCGCAGACTCGGGGGGAAAACATCACGTCAGGTTAACATGCGTATCATCGCTGCTACCAATAGTGATTTGGAAGCGATGGTCGAACAAAAGCGTTTTCGGCAGGATTTGTTCTACCGGCTAAACGTACTAACCCTCACCATACCACCCTTGCGTGAACGCCGCGAGGATATTCCGGCTCTTATTTTCTACTATTTGAAAAAGCTCGAATGGAAATACCAGCAAGAAATGCGCATCGAAACAGATGCGTTGGAGGCGCTAATGGATTATGACTGGCCCGGGAATATACGCGAGCTGAAAAATGTGGTGGAACGTTCTTTCCACATGTGTGAAAATGGGCGAATTACCTTTGATCAGTTACCGGCGTCGATTCGCAATACACAACAGACAGCCCTGCCGCTCCAACTCGCCAAAATGGATGAGCTGTTGTCGCTAAAAGAAGCGGTCGAACGGTTTGAACGAGCGTATATCCAACGCCTCTTGAAGGAGACAGACACCATGCAGCAGTGTGCGGATAAGCTGCAAGTGAACATATCCACGCTCGTGCGAAAAAAACGCAGCCTCGGCATTAAATAG
- a CDS encoding SRPBCC family protein — protein sequence MSRKCDCDTVESAFRKRVDGGMNNLTKFQINRPAQEVFEAFVDPEKIGNFWFSSSSARWEEGKSIMLFYDIYNAEVGITVHEIEVNKRIVFQWAGEENTVTITLNELDKATTIIEVNEEGFQENDPALLQKMIDNKEGWVYVLSCLKGYLEHGINTLREGLVK from the coding sequence TTGTCTCGCAAATGTGATTGTGATACGGTGGAGTCAGCATTCAGAAAGAGAGTTGACGGAGGCATGAACAATCTCACAAAATTTCAGATTAACAGACCTGCACAAGAAGTGTTCGAAGCATTCGTGGACCCTGAGAAAATCGGCAACTTCTGGTTCTCTTCCAGCTCGGCAAGGTGGGAAGAAGGGAAGAGCATTATGTTATTCTACGATATTTACAACGCAGAAGTAGGGATTACGGTTCACGAAATCGAAGTGAACAAACGAATCGTTTTCCAGTGGGCGGGAGAAGAAAATACCGTAACGATTACGTTAAACGAGTTAGATAAAGCCACGACGATTATTGAAGTGAACGAAGAGGGCTTTCAAGAAAATGATCCTGCGCTCCTGCAAAAAATGATCGACAATAAAGAAGGCTGGGTGTACGTCTTGAGCTGTTTGAAGGGATATCTGGAGCATGGGATCAACACATTAAGAGAAGGGCTTGTGAAATAG
- a CDS encoding carbohydrate ABC transporter permease, which produces MIRSTKRTLSEKQMGYLLIFPALLIILVIAIWPVMRSFWISLHDIRLNDPTKSEIHSSYGLDMERYVSTLPNLLRYVKREADSAEGSSKEKLNALQAQIEQLNTSLNQTGEIASRYQMIDQLLLDFKPVPTELKYVSLSNEQTESIKTNLAKVREVLLQMSEQKQLSKPEGALGVIQGMEASIIEPNFVGLAYYKKFLTDARMWGALYNTAFFTVISVVIELVLGILIALLINRPFRGRSLVRATVLIPWAIPTVISAMMWKFLYDGQNGIVAYLFEQAGLISDMGMLLTTKAGAMFSVILADVWKTTPFMALLIFAGLQTIPQSLYEAASVDGATRTQQFFRITLPMLKSTILVALLFRTLDAFRVFDLIYTLTGGAPGNSTETISIYAYKTMFAQMSFGEGSALAVIVFLCVALISIGYVKILGADLLSDGSGK; this is translated from the coding sequence ATGATTCGATCAACGAAAAGGACTCTCTCAGAAAAACAGATGGGGTATTTGCTGATTTTTCCTGCACTGCTCATCATACTTGTTATCGCGATTTGGCCTGTCATGCGATCCTTTTGGATCAGTCTGCACGACATCCGGTTGAACGACCCGACGAAATCAGAGATTCACTCTTCATACGGATTAGATATGGAGCGATATGTCAGCACGTTACCCAATCTGCTCCGGTATGTAAAGAGGGAGGCGGACTCCGCAGAAGGGTCATCAAAGGAAAAATTGAACGCGCTCCAAGCGCAAATCGAGCAATTGAACACTTCCCTCAACCAAACAGGCGAGATCGCGAGTCGATACCAGATGATCGATCAGCTATTGCTGGATTTTAAACCAGTCCCGACCGAGCTCAAATATGTAAGCCTCTCGAACGAACAAACAGAGTCTATCAAAACCAACTTGGCAAAAGTCAGAGAAGTCCTTTTGCAAATGAGTGAACAAAAGCAGCTTTCGAAGCCAGAGGGTGCTCTTGGCGTGATCCAAGGCATGGAAGCTTCGATTATCGAGCCCAACTTTGTTGGCCTTGCCTACTACAAGAAGTTTTTAACGGACGCCCGGATGTGGGGAGCTCTGTACAATACGGCATTTTTTACCGTTATCTCCGTTGTCATTGAATTAGTGCTCGGTATATTGATTGCATTGTTGATCAATCGACCTTTTCGTGGTAGGAGTCTTGTACGAGCTACGGTGTTAATTCCGTGGGCGATTCCGACTGTCATCTCCGCGATGATGTGGAAGTTTTTGTACGACGGGCAAAACGGCATCGTTGCCTATCTTTTTGAGCAGGCAGGCTTGATCTCTGACATGGGGATGCTCCTGACGACCAAGGCTGGAGCCATGTTTTCCGTCATTTTGGCAGATGTGTGGAAGACGACCCCATTCATGGCCTTGCTCATTTTCGCTGGCCTGCAAACGATCCCGCAAAGCTTGTATGAAGCAGCTTCTGTAGACGGTGCCACCCGCACCCAGCAATTTTTTCGAATTACGCTTCCAATGCTGAAATCAACCATTCTGGTAGCGCTATTGTTCCGTACACTTGATGCGTTCCGTGTTTTTGACCTGATTTACACGCTGACAGGTGGGGCCCCCGGGAATTCGACCGAGACCATTTCCATTTACGCGTACAAAACGATGTTTGCTCAAATGAGTTTTGGGGAAGGCTCGGCGCTTGCCGTCATTGTCTTTTTATGTGTGGCGTTGATCTCCATCGGCTATGTGAAAATATTGGGAGCTGATCTGCTGAGTGATGGCAGTGGCAAATAA